Proteins co-encoded in one Arachis hypogaea cultivar Tifrunner chromosome 13, arahy.Tifrunner.gnm2.J5K5, whole genome shotgun sequence genomic window:
- the LOC112732420 gene encoding calcineurin B-like protein 7 translates to MSIIMSCFCFRKGNPAKTNHDQFVILASETSFTVNEVEALLDLYRKLSGTVIGDGLIHKEEFQFALLRNSSKQNLFVDRVFDMFDIKRNGVIEFTEFVRSLSIFHPNTSPEKKIEFAFRLFDLRQTGYIGHNELKEMVLATLTESDVTVPDDIVESIVGKTMREADSNGDGKIDGKEWKEYVRKNPSLMKMMTLPYLKDITLAFPSFVLRTEVEHC, encoded by the exons ATGTCCATTATCATGAGTTGCTTTTGCTTTAGAAAAGGTAACCCCGCCAAGACTAATCATGACCAATTCGTCATTCTTGCTTCCGAGACATCCT TTACTGTGAATGAGGTTGAGGCTTTACTTGATCTGTACAGAAAGCTAAGTGGTACAGTTATTGGTGATGGTTTAATTCACAAG GAGGAGTTCCAGTTTGCACTTCTTAGAAATAGTAGTAAGCAGAATCTATTTGTAGACAGG GTATTTGATATGTTTGATATTAAGCGAAACGGGGTTATCGAGTTCACCGAGTTCGTTCGGTCTCTGAGCATCTTTCATCCTAATACATCACCAGAGAAGAAAATTGAAT TTGCATTTAGATTGTTTGACCTTAGACAAACTGGATACATTGGACACAACGAG TTGAAGGAAATGGTCTTGGCAACTCTGACTGAATCAGATGTTACTGTTCCAGATGATATTGTTGAATCAATTGTGGGAAAG ACAATGAGGGAAGCTGACTCAAATGGAGATGGGAAGATTGATGGTAAAGAGTGGAAAGAATATGTGAGAAAAAATCCCTCTCTTATGAAGATGATGACTCTGCCATATCTAAA GGATATAACTCTGGCATTTCCCAGCTTTGTTTTGCGCACTGAAGTGGAACACTGCTAA